GAGTCTGTGCGCGATGACAATACAAGAACAACCACGTCGCCGCAAATTCCTATCAATAATGAGTTCTGTTTGAGCATCCAGCGCCGAAGTCGCTTCATCCATGACCAATACTGAAGGATTCCTAACTAAAGCACGGGCAATTTCTAAACGTTGGCGCTGTCCGCCACTGATGTTCATTCCTCCTTCAATCAGCTTTGCATCATATCCCCCAGGCATAGATTCAATCAAATCGTGAATGACTGCATCAGAGCAAGCCCGCACCAAATCAGTTTGTGAGACTGTTGAATCCCATAAGGTAAGATTTTCCCGAACCGTCCCACCAAACAGAAAAATATCTTGTTCTACCATCGCCAAAGAATTCGCCAAAACAGAGCGAGGAATCTGAGTTCTCGGTACGCCATCAAAGCAAATTCCCCCGGACCAAGGTTCGTATAAACCGCAAACTAGCTTAGCAATTGTAGACTTACCAGAACCACTCCCTCCCACGATCGCCACTCGTTGTCCCGGCTTCAGAGTTAGGCTAAAGTTCTCAATCAAAGGGTTGTCTACACGGCTATAGCCAAAGGTAATATCTTGTAACTCAACATAACCCTGCAACCGAAAGGATATTGGTAATTGGTAATTCTCCCCTGCTTCCCCTGCTTCCTGCTGGGGTGCTCCCCGTAAGGCTTCTGCATCGACCGAATTTTGCAGTACATCATCAAGGCGGTTTAAGTCAGCCTCTAAATCTTGCAACATACTGCCAAAATTAATCAAACTGTTAATTGGCCCTAGAAAGCTGGCTGTTAAACTTTGGTAAGCAACTAACATCCCAATACTCAGGTTACCGTTCATCACTCGATAACCGCCGAGAAATAATATAGAAGTGGTTGTCAGCGCCGTCAAAAGTGTTGGTAATACTGTCAGAATTTGAGTTTGTAAAGCTAATTGCTGCTGAGCGTTGAGGGCTTTGGCATAGTTCCCCGCGAATTTAGCAAACGAGTCAGACTCAAGCCCGGAAGCTTTGATTGTTTCTATGGTTTGAATACCGGCGATCGCCACCCCGTTGACCTTACCATATTCCTGTGCCAGCTTCATATTGGCATCTACTCTTGTTCGCGATAAAAACTGTAGAGCAAAAAAGTTTATCGCGGCAAAACCAAGAGCAACACTCGTCAGTACCCAATCGTACTGGAGCATAATCAGAAAGTAAAACACCATCATCACCGTGTCAATGATTGTGGTGGCAAGGGTTCCTGAAAGGAGATTAGCAACTTTGTCATTCAGTTGCACACGAGAGCTAATTTCACCTGCAAAGCGTTGAGCATAAAACCCAACTGGTAAGCGTAGAATATGCCAGAGAAACTGCCCCGACGTTGTCACCGACAACTTAAGCATCAACCGCCGCAAAGAAGTCAGCCGCAGCCAAGCAAGAAACCCCTGGAGTACAGCGGTGAGAACCATTCCTAACATCAGCGGTCGTATCCAGTCAGAGCGCTCAGTGACGAGAATTTCATCAACAAACACCTGAGTAAAAGCTGGCACAGCTAATCTGGGAAAAGTCAGTAATAGTCCTGCCAATAGGCAAAATATAATGGTGTTCTGCGAATTTTGCAAGCGTGAGGCTAAAGCAGAAACAACGTTATTTTTTTTACCTCCTCTTTGAAAGTCTGATCCTGGTTGCATAGCCAGGACAATTCCAGTGTAGGCGCGGCTAAACTCTTCTAGGGAAGCTGTTCGGCGTCCTGCGGCGGGATCGTTGAGGTAAACGCGGTTTTTCGCGAACCCTTCCACCACAAGAAAATGGTTGAAATTCCAAAAGACTATGTAGGGGGGAGGAAGGGTTTTGAGGTTTTCTAAAGACGGTTTGAAACCTTTGGCATTTAAGCCATAGTTCCTCGCTGCTTTGATGACATTAAAGGCGTTGCTACCATCTCGCGAGACGCCACACTCACGCCGTAATTCTGCCAAAGGGACAATGCGCGAGTAATAACCTAGAATAATTCCCAAAGCAGCAGCACCGCATTCCGTTGCTTCGATTTGCAGTAGCGTGGGGGTACGGACGCGATTCGTTTGAGGTCGAGGTAGGAGACTTTTAATGAAGGCAAAGGACATAAGATAATTTTGCCCTAGTTAGCCAGTTAGCTGCAAGTTCATCAAAATTAGCTTTCTCACGACTTGGCAACTTCAGCAACAGATAAATTTGGTTTGATGCGTTGAACAAAGGCTAGTGGCATCACCCCCAACCATTTTTCCCGAATTATGCCGTTCTCCAGCAATACACCAGTTGGAAAGGCTTCAGCGAAGCGACTCATGACGAACGGGTTCATCGCCACTACCGGAAAGTTGATATTATAAAGTTGAACAAA
This portion of the Brasilonema sennae CENA114 genome encodes:
- a CDS encoding NHLP family bacteriocin export ABC transporter peptidase/permease/ATPase subunit, with amino-acid sequence MSFAFIKSLLPRPQTNRVRTPTLLQIEATECGAAALGIILGYYSRIVPLAELRRECGVSRDGSNAFNVIKAARNYGLNAKGFKPSLENLKTLPPPYIVFWNFNHFLVVEGFAKNRVYLNDPAAGRRTASLEEFSRAYTGIVLAMQPGSDFQRGGKKNNVVSALASRLQNSQNTIIFCLLAGLLLTFPRLAVPAFTQVFVDEILVTERSDWIRPLMLGMVLTAVLQGFLAWLRLTSLRRLMLKLSVTTSGQFLWHILRLPVGFYAQRFAGEISSRVQLNDKVANLLSGTLATTIIDTVMMVFYFLIMLQYDWVLTSVALGFAAINFFALQFLSRTRVDANMKLAQEYGKVNGVAIAGIQTIETIKASGLESDSFAKFAGNYAKALNAQQQLALQTQILTVLPTLLTALTTTSILFLGGYRVMNGNLSIGMLVAYQSLTASFLGPINSLINFGSMLQDLEADLNRLDDVLQNSVDAEALRGAPQQEAGEAGENYQLPISFRLQGYVELQDITFGYSRVDNPLIENFSLTLKPGQRVAIVGGSGSGKSTIAKLVCGLYEPWSGGICFDGVPRTQIPRSVLANSLAMVEQDIFLFGGTVRENLTLWDSTVSQTDLVRACSDAVIHDLIESMPGGYDAKLIEGGMNISGGQRQRLEIARALVRNPSVLVMDEATSALDAQTELIIDRNLRRRGCSCIVIAHRLSTIRDCDEIIVLEQGKVVQRGTHEELWDSGGKYASLLRTEE